The following proteins are co-located in the Apium graveolens cultivar Ventura chromosome 5, ASM990537v1, whole genome shotgun sequence genome:
- the LOC141661925 gene encoding uncharacterized protein LOC141661925, whose protein sequence is MGGVCSRKRDQQVNDESISRGLSVRYFKSGSSKWLGSSLSRASSDIKQRHGKCPSLMELCIYKICEDIDQYKTLSMLPRDINQQIINELICSQRLTELTLEAFRDCDLQDLDLGEYPGFDDSWMDVVASQEASLLSLDLSGSDVTDSGLMNLKECRNLQALNLNYCDQISDHGLECIRYHSNLTTLSFRRNNCFTARGMSALSGLVNLSKLDMERCPGIHGGLVHLKGLSKLEALNINCCNCITDTDMKPLEGITSLKELQISSSKVTDYGVSFLKALNKLTLLNMEGCPVTAACLESLSALTALLYLNLSRCNLADDGCDEFSRLQTLKVLNLGFNDISDAILVHLKGLKNLESLNLDSCRIGDAELHNLSGLQHLKCLELSDTEVGSNGLHHLSGLTNLESLNLSFTVVSDGGLRKLSGLSFLKSLNLDARQITDAGLAALTSLTGLTHLDLFCARITDSGTNYLRSFKNLRSLEVCGGGITDAGVKNIKDLSSLTMLNLSQNHHLTDRTLELISGLTDLVSLNVSSSRVTAGGLKHLKPLKNLRSLTLESCKLNASDIKKLQATDLPNLVSFRPE, encoded by the exons ATGGGTGGAGTTTGTTCGAGGAAGCGAGATCAACAGGTTAATGATGAGAGTATAAGTAGAGGGCTTTCTGTGAGGTATTTTAAAAGTGGAAGTTCAAAATGGCTTGGTTCCTCGCTTTCACGAGCATCTTCAGATATTAAGCAGCGACATGGGAAATGTCCGTCTCTTATGGAACTATGTATTTATAAAATATGTGAA GATATTGATCAGTATAAAACTCTGTCTATGCTGCCAAGGGATATTAATCAGCAGATAATTAATGAATTGATCTGTTCCCAACGTCTAACTGAGCTTACACTTGAAGCCTTTCGAGATTGTGATCTACAG GATCTCGACTTGGGAGAATATCCAGGATTTGATGACAGCTGGATGGATGTTGTGGCTTCACAAGAAGCATCTTTGCTCTCTTTGGACCTTTCTGGTTCTGATGTTACTGACTCGGGCTTAATGAATCTTAAAGAATGCAGAAACCTCCAAGCCTTGAATCTTAATTACTGTGACCAGATTTCGGATCATGGGTTGGAGTGTATCAGAT ATCACAGCAATTTGACAACCTTGAGTTTCAGAAGAAATAATTGTTTCACTGCAAGAGGAATGAGTGCCTTGTCTGGATTAGTCAATCTATCAAAGTTGGACATGGAAAGATGTCCTGGGATTCATGGCGGGCTTGTTCATCTCAAAG GACTTTCAAAGCTTGAGGCCCTTAACATCAACTGTTGCAATTGCATCACAGATACTGATATGAAGCCTCTCGAAG GCATTACAAGCTTGAAAGAGTTGCAGATTTCCTCTAGTAAGGTTACTGATTATGGTGTCAGCTTCTTAAAAG CCCTGAACAAGCTTACTTTACTGAACATGGAAGGTTGCCCTGTTACTGCAGCATGTTTGGAATCTCTTTCAG CTCTTACTGCCCTGTTGTATTTGAACCTTAGCAGATGTAATCTGGCTGATGATGGGTGTGACGAGTTTTCAA GGCTGCAAACTCTGAAGGTTCTGAACTTGGGATTTAATGATATATCAGATGCTATTTTAGTACACCTGAAAG GTTTGAAAAATTTGGAGAGTTTGAACCTTGACTCCTGTAGAATTGGCGATGCTGAGCTACATAATTTGTCAG GCCTTCAACATTTGAAATGTTTAGAGTTGTCTGATACTGAAGTAGGAAGCAATGGACTTCACCATCTCTCTG GGTTGACTAATCTGGAGAGTTTGAATCTTTCGTTCACTGTTGTTTCTGATGGTGGTCTGAGAAAGCTATCTGGATTATCATTTCTGAAGTCTCTTAATTTGGATGCTCGCCAAATTACAGATGCTGGCCTGGCAGCTCTCACAA GTTTGACTGGTCTGACTCATTTGGATCTATTCTGCGCTCGCATCACAGACTCGGGAACAAATTATTTGCGCA GTTTTAAGAATTTGCGGTCCTTGGAAGTTTGTGGTGGAGGAATAACTGACGCGGGTGTGAAGAATATAAAAGATCTCTCGTCTTTGACAATGTTGAATCTTTCCCAGAACCACCATTTGACAGATAGAACTTTGGAACTGATTTCTG GGTTGACGGATTTGGTATCTCTAAATGTCTCAAGCTCTCGTGTAACAGCTGGAGGGTTGAAGCACCTGAAGCCCCTGAAGAATCTGAGATCACTGACCCTGGAATCCTGCAAGCTAAATGCAAGTGATATAAAGAAGCTTCAGGCCACTGACCTCCCTAATCTGGTAAGCTTTCGACCAGAATAG